A window from Brachyhypopomus gauderio isolate BG-103 chromosome 6, BGAUD_0.2, whole genome shotgun sequence encodes these proteins:
- the gjb9b gene encoding gap junction protein beta 9b, with protein MNWTSLQGVLSGVNKYSTAFGRMWISIVFIFRVLVFVVAAQQVWGDEASFICNTDQPGCTSVCYNHIFPISPIRLWALQLIFVTCPSLLVMGHVKLREHRGWYVNPGKKRGGLWWTYLFSLIFKVAIDAGFLFILHYVYQGFWLPALSKCSLSPCPNAVDCFISRPTEKQIFTIFMLATSSLCILLCTVEIIYLVSKRVHKQFHQRKGKVHLMSGEQLRHRSDPTVASNQSLRSI; from the coding sequence ATGAACTGGACATCCCTACAGGGCGTGCTCAGTGGGGTCAACAAGTACTCCACTGCGTTTGGCCGCATGTGGATCTCCATCGTGTTCATCTTCCGGGTCCTGGTGTTCGTGGTGGCTGCGCAGCAGGTGTGGGGCGATGAGGCCAGTTTCATCTGCAACACAGACCAGCCCGGGTGCACCAGCGTCTGCTACAACCACATCTTCCCCATCTCCCCCATCCGCCTGTGGGCTCTCCAGCTCATCTTTGTAACATGCCCATCTCTCTTGGTGATGGGCCACGTCAAGCTCCGTGAGCATAGAGGCTGGTATGTCAATCCAGGCAAGAAACGTGGGGGCCTCTGGTGGACATACCTGTTCAGTCTGATATTTAAAGTAGCCATTGATGCTGGCTTTCTCTTCATCCTCCACTATGTCTACCAAGGATTTTGGTTGCCTGCTCTCTCAAAGTGCAGCCTCTCTCCTTGCCCCAATGCAGTGGACTGCTTCATTTCTCGACCTACCGAGAAGCAGATCTTCACCATCTTCATGCTGGCCACCTCTTCGTTGTGCATCCTCCTGTGCACTGTTGAGATTATCTACCTGGTGTCTAAACGTGTCCATAAGCAGTTCCATCAGCGGAAGGGAAAAGTACACCTGATGTCAGGTGAGCAGCTCCGACACAGGTCCGACCCCACTGTCGCCTCCAACCAGAGCCTCAGAAGTATTTAA